Sequence from the Sphingosinicella ginsenosidimutans genome:
TGCCGAGCAGGCGCGCGAGCGGGCCTCCGAACTCGGCCACAAGCTTGCCGGCCTGAATGCCGAGCGGGACAATGTGCGCCGGCGCATCGACGAACTCGCGGTGCGACGCCGCACGCTTGTCACCGATCATGCGCGCGAGGCGGCGCTTCGCGACGATGCCGCCGCCGCTTTGGCGCGGCTGGAGGAGGAACGCGCCGCGATCGCCGCGCGCCTCGCCGACGCCGATCAGCGGCGGGCGACGATCGACATCCGCACTGTCGAGCAGGAGGACAAGGCCCGCGCCGCCGAAAGCGCGCTCGGCAAGGCGCAGGCGCAGCAGGCCGCCGAGCAGGCCGAGGCCCGGGTCGCGCGCGCCGCGCTCGAGGCCGCCCGGCAGAAGCTGGCCCGCGCCGAGGCGGAAGCGCAGCGGATCGGGGCGCAGGTCGCCGCGCTCGGCGAAATGCAGCCATTGCTTGCCGCGCTCGAAGAGGCGCGGGCGGGCCGCGAGGCCGCCGAGGCTGAGCTCGCCGAAGCCGGCGCGGCGATCGCGGCCGCGGAGGCGCAGCGCCAGGCCGCCGCAGCCGCCCGCGACGCCGCCGAGAGCGAGGCCGCCGCCGCCAGGGCCGCGCGCGCCGCGCTCGAATCGGAGGCGAAGGCCCTCCTGAGGGCGGTCGAGGACAGCGCCGGATCGGATCGGGCGATCGCCCATGTCCGCGCCGCGCCCGGCTATGAGCGCGCGCTCGCCGCCGCGCTCGGCGAGGATCTGGACGCCGCGTTGAGCGGCGATTCGCCGCGACGCTGGACGGGCACCGATCCTGGCGCCGACGATCCCGCGCTTCCCGCCGGCGCGACCGCGCTCGCGGAGCATGTCGATGCGCCCGCTGCGCTTCGTCGCCGCCTCCTCCAGATCGCGGTGGCCGAGGCCGACGAGGGCCAGCCGCTCGCCGTCGGCCAGCGGCTCGTGACGATCGACGGCCGGCTGCGCCGCTGGGACGGCTATGTGGCGAGCGGGCTCGGCGCCGCCGCGGCCGAACGGCTGATCCGGGTCAACCGCCTGTCCGCGATCGAACAGGCGCTGCCCGGTGCGACCAGGGCGGTCGAGGCCGCGGAGACCGCCGCGGCGGACGCGCGCACGGCAATGGAGCAGGCGCGCGCCGCCGCCGATGCCGCCCGCCGGACCGAAGCCGAGGCTTCGGCGCGGATCCGCGAGGCCGGCCGGGCGGAAGACAATGCGCGCAACGAGATCGAGCGGCTGGAACTGCGCCGCACCGGGCTCACCGAGCGGGCCGAGGCGGCCGAGGCCGATCTCCGGGCCGCCACCGCGGCGCGCGACGAGGCGGAGGCGCATTGGGCGACGCTTCCCGACACCGCCGCGACCGAGGCAGTCGTCGCGGAGCTTCGCGCCGCGGCGGAAGCCGCCGCCGCCGCGCTGGCCGAGGTCCGGGCCGAGGCGGCCACCCATGCGCGCGACGTCGCCGCCGATCGGCAGCGCGCCGAAGCCGCGGCGAAGGAGCAGGCCGATTGGCGCGCTCGCGCGGCCGAGGCCGAAAGGCGCGACTCCGAATTCGCCCGCCGCACCGCCGAAGCGGAGGCCGAGGCGGCGCGGCTTGCCGAAGCGCCGGCATCGCTCGACCTCAAGATCGCCACGCTCGCCGCCGAGGCCGACGAGGCCGCCGGCGCCGCCCGCGCCGCGGCGGAGGCGGAGCGCGAAAGCGAGGCGCTGCTGCGGGCCGCGGAGGCGAAGCTGGCGGAGGCCGGCGAGACGCTCGCCGCCTGCCGCGAGGCGCGCGCCGGCGCCGCCGCCCGTGCCGAGGCGCAGGAATCGCGCCGGATCGAGATGGCACGGATTTCGGGCGAGAAGTTCGAATGTCCGCCGCCGCTGCTCGGCGAAAAGCTCGGGTTCGACGAGGCGGGCGTGGCCGAGGTCGCGGTCGAATCCGGCCGGCTCGATCGACTGGTCCAGGATCGCGAACGGATCGGCCCGGTCAATCTGGTCGCCGAAGCGGAGCTGACCGAGCTCGAGGACAGCCGGATTTCGAGCCAGGCCGAACGCGAGGAGCTCGGCCAGGCGATCCACCGCCTGCGCGGATCGATCGGCAGCCTCAACCGCGAGGGCCGCGCCCGCCTCCTCGCCGCATTCGAGGAAGTGGATCGCCATTTCCGGAGCCTTTTCACCACCCTGTTCGAAGGCGGTCAGGCGCATCTGGAGCTGGTCGAATCCGATGATCCGCTGGAGGCGGGGCTGGAAATCCTCGCCCAGCCGCCGGGCAAGCGGCTCGCGACCCTGACCTTGCTCTCCGGCGGTGAGCAGGCGCTCACCGCGGTCGCGCTGATCTTCGCCTTGTTCCTGACCAATCCGGCGCCGATCTGCGTCCTCGACGAGGTCGATGCGCCGCTCGACGATGCGAATATCGAGCGCTTCTGCGACCTTCTGGACCGGATGACCGGCGAAACCGACACGCGCTACCTGATCGTCACCCACAATGCGGTGACGATGAGCCGGATGCACCGCCTGTTCGGGGTGACGATGGTCGAAAAGGGAGTCAGCCGGCTGGTCAGCGTCGATCTTGGCGGGGCGGAAAGGCTGCTGGCGGCGGAATAGCCGTCGCGCTCATTCCGCCGGCTGGACCGCAGGCCGAACCTTCGCCGTCCGCCGCCGCGATTTCAGCTTCGCGCGCCAGCCGCGGTTCCTCAGCCACATGATGATCCCGGTCACCGCGAGCGCAGCCGGGATGACCCCGCCGAGAAAGATCAGCGTCTGCCAGACCGGGCCCATGCCCGTGCCGTCGTGCCAGCGGCGCATCAGCCGCGCATTGGTCTCGGGCCTTGGCGGGCGCGGCGGCGTGACCTCGCCGGTCGCATCGTCGACGCCATATTCGGCGGGCGGGGCATCGTCGCGGGCGAAGGCGATCCTCCACCTCGGGCTCTGGTCGGTCGGCCAGGCGATCGTGGCGAGCGCCCCGTCGGGGTGCGCCGCCGCCAGCGCCGCATCGACGGTCAGGCGGGGCGATTCCAGGGGCCGCGCGCGGGCGGCGCGCGCCCGGTCCGGCGGCCCATCGCCGCCGCGCGGCGCCGCGGCCTCGAACCGGCCGAAGAATTGCGGGAATGAAATCCACGCCCCGGTGAAGGACAGCATCGCGAGCGGCAGCAGGATCCAGAAGCCGATCAGGTGATGCAGGTTCGCGCTGGTCGAATTCTGGCGCCGCCAGCGAAAGCCCCGCCGAACGCTGCCCGCGACCGGCCACCACAGCCAAAGCCCCGTGAGGCAGGAGAGGAGCATCGCGACACCGACGACGCCGACGATCGTGCGGCCCCAGCCGGGCACCATGAAGCTGCCGTGGATTCGGTGGAGCACCCGGATCAGGCCGGAATTGCTGTCCGCGACGTCGAGCACGCGGCCGCTGCCGGGATCGATCCACACATTGGTGCGCCGCGGCGGGCCGGCGGGTGCGGCGCCGTCACCACCACCGCCGCGGCGGGCGCCCGGCCGATCCCGCGGGCCTGCCTTGGCGGCGCTCGCGACGATCGGGCCGCCCTCTTCCCCGGGGTAGCGGATCGACACCAGCCGCTCGTCGGCGCCGATCGCGGCGCGCGCCGCCGCTTCATAGGCCGACGGCGGCAGGCCTGGCGCGCCCGTCACCGCATAGCGGCCCGGGTTGATGACCTTGTCCAGCGCCCCGTCCCAGACGAGGGCCGCGCCGCTGACGCAAAGCGGGATGATGAGAATGGCAAGGATCAGCCCGATCCACTTGTGGACCTGAAGCCACCAGCCGCGAAGGCGCAATGTCGTCGATTGTCGCACGTCTTTCCCCACTCGAATCGGGGCGCACCTAAAAGCTAATGAGAATGGATTGCAACAAGAGACTTGTATCGACCTGTCTCAGCTGTCCGCCCAGCGCCGCAGGAGATTGTGATAGACGCCGGTCAGCCGGATGATCTCCGCATCATCCTGGCCGCGCTCCGCCGCGATTGCCTGGATCGACCGGTCGAGATCGAAGAGGATGGTGCGCGCGGCATCGTCGCGGACCATCGACTGGATCCAGAAGAAGCTGGCAACCCGCGCGCCGCGCGTCACCGGTTCGACCCGATGGAGGCTGGAGGCGGGATAGAGGATCAGGTGGCCGGCGGGCAGCTTGACCTTGTGGACGCCCAAAATGTCTTCGACCACCAGCTCGCCGCCGTCATAGGCCGCCGGGTCCTCGAGGAAGAGCGTTGCCGAGAGGTCGGATCGCACCCGGAACTCGCTGGCGCGGTGGATCCGCACGGCATTGTCGACATGGGTCCCGAACCGGTCGCCGCCCGCATAGCGATTGAAGAGGGGCGGGAAGATTTTCAGCGGCAGCGCCGCCGCGATGAACAAGGGCGATCGGCCCAGCGCATCCAGCACGATCCGCCCCGCCTCGCGCGCCGCCGGCGAATCTTCGGGAAGCTGCATGTTCTTCTTGGCAAGCGCGGACTGATGACCGGAGGTCGCATTGCCGTCCACCCAGTCGCCGGCGTCGACAACGGCCCGCACGCGCGCCACCGCGTCCGCGTCGAGCAGGTCGGGAATGGCGAGCATCATCGTGCAGATTCGATCGCGGCCGTCGGCATGGCCTCGAACCTGCACGTATGGCGAGCCAATGTCATCAGAACGAGTAGTTGAGGCTGAACACCGCCGATCGCGATTCTCCCGGCGCCGCCCATCCGCCGCTGATTCCCGTCGCGCTCACATTGCTGCGGATGGCGGTGAAATAGCGGGCGTTGAAGAGATTCTGGATGTTGACCTGCGCGCTGAGTCCGTGCCGGATTTCCCAAGCGAAGAACAGGCGATGCACCCAGTAATCATGCGACCGGAACTGGACCGGGGTGGCAAGCAGGCTCTGGTTCAGCGCGAAGCTGCCCTGGTAGGTGAAGCCGTAGCCGACCTGGAGCCCGAACGGCAGCCGATAGGTGGTGAACAGGCTCCCCGAATGGCGCGGCGTCTGGACGAGCTGGTCGCCGCGCGCGGGATCGGGCAAGGCCGGGCTGTTGACCCCGGCGCAGGTCCCGGCCGCGTTGGTGACTCCGGGCTGCGACAGGCACAGGTCCGAAACGCTCTGCAGGACCTCGCTGTCGAGATAGGTATAATTGGCGAAGATCGACCAGTTGCGGGTGATGTTGCCGGTGATGCCGAGCGCGATCCCGTCGACCCGCGCGCGTCCGTCGAGGACCTGGATGGTCGGCTGGACCGGATCGTTGGAGGCGATGCGGAAATTGGTGCGCTCGTTGC
This genomic interval carries:
- a CDS encoding chromosome segregation SMC family protein, translated to MKVRRLKLSGFKSFVEPAELSVEPGLTGVVGPNGCGKSNVLEAIRWVMGESSPKSMRGAGMDDVIFAGTALRPARDFAEVSLLVERDAGDAQGEGALPAGEIEVTRRIERGAGSAYRVNGRDVRAKDVALLFADAATGAHSPALVSQGRISAVIAAKPTERRAMLEEAAGISGLHVRRKDAEQKLRAAEANLVRLDEVLGDMEQRAAALKRQARAAERYRKLSDDIRLAEGRLVFARWREAAEAAAAATLEAERADAAVHAAAEAQRAAAAHQTAAATALADHRRAAEQARERASELGHKLAGLNAERDNVRRRIDELAVRRRTLVTDHAREAALRDDAAAALARLEEERAAIAARLADADQRRATIDIRTVEQEDKARAAESALGKAQAQQAAEQAEARVARAALEAARQKLARAEAEAQRIGAQVAALGEMQPLLAALEEARAGREAAEAELAEAGAAIAAAEAQRQAAAAARDAAESEAAAARAARAALESEAKALLRAVEDSAGSDRAIAHVRAAPGYERALAAALGEDLDAALSGDSPRRWTGTDPGADDPALPAGATALAEHVDAPAALRRRLLQIAVAEADEGQPLAVGQRLVTIDGRLRRWDGYVASGLGAAAAERLIRVNRLSAIEQALPGATRAVEAAETAAADARTAMEQARAAADAARRTEAEASARIREAGRAEDNARNEIERLELRRTGLTERAEAAEADLRAATAARDEAEAHWATLPDTAATEAVVAELRAAAEAAAAALAEVRAEAATHARDVAADRQRAEAAAKEQADWRARAAEAERRDSEFARRTAEAEAEAARLAEAPASLDLKIATLAAEADEAAGAARAAAEAERESEALLRAAEAKLAEAGETLAACREARAGAAARAEAQESRRIEMARISGEKFECPPPLLGEKLGFDEAGVAEVAVESGRLDRLVQDRERIGPVNLVAEAELTELEDSRISSQAEREELGQAIHRLRGSIGSLNREGRARLLAAFEEVDRHFRSLFTTLFEGGQAHLELVESDDPLEAGLEILAQPPGKRLATLTLLSGGEQALTAVALIFALFLTNPAPICVLDEVDAPLDDANIERFCDLLDRMTGETDTRYLIVTHNAVTMSRMHRLFGVTMVEKGVSRLVSVDLGGAERLLAAE
- a CDS encoding PepSY-associated TM helix domain-containing protein, with the protein product MRQSTTLRLRGWWLQVHKWIGLILAILIIPLCVSGAALVWDGALDKVINPGRYAVTGAPGLPPSAYEAAARAAIGADERLVSIRYPGEEGGPIVASAAKAGPRDRPGARRGGGGDGAAPAGPPRRTNVWIDPGSGRVLDVADSNSGLIRVLHRIHGSFMVPGWGRTIVGVVGVAMLLSCLTGLWLWWPVAGSVRRGFRWRRQNSTSANLHHLIGFWILLPLAMLSFTGAWISFPQFFGRFEAAAPRGGDGPPDRARAARARPLESPRLTVDAALAAAHPDGALATIAWPTDQSPRWRIAFARDDAPPAEYGVDDATGEVTPPRPPRPETNARLMRRWHDGTGMGPVWQTLIFLGGVIPAALAVTGIIMWLRNRGWRAKLKSRRRTAKVRPAVQPAE
- a CDS encoding Fe2+-dependent dioxygenase, whose translation is MMLAIPDLLDADAVARVRAVVDAGDWVDGNATSGHQSALAKKNMQLPEDSPAAREAGRIVLDALGRSPLFIAAALPLKIFPPLFNRYAGGDRFGTHVDNAVRIHRASEFRVRSDLSATLFLEDPAAYDGGELVVEDILGVHKVKLPAGHLILYPASSLHRVEPVTRGARVASFFWIQSMVRDDAARTILFDLDRSIQAIAAERGQDDAEIIRLTGVYHNLLRRWADS